In Acidobacteriota bacterium, the sequence ACTCGGGATCGAAGTTGAGTTTCAGGATCATGAGATCTCGCATTCGATTTACTTTCTTGATCCGGACGGACATGAGATCGAGATCACCTCGTACGACGTCCATGAAGCGTAAACTCTCGAACCGCTTATCCGGGATGCCGTTACGGATCGTTCACACGATAATCGGGATCCACCCGGCGACAAACGGGATCATGTAGATGACCCACACACCCACCGCAATCAGCTACACGATGAGAAGGGTTGTCCTTGTACTCCTCCTGGTCATCGGCTGCACTCCGGCGTCCGAATCCAGCTACCGAAACGGCGACATCATCTTCCACGAGTCCCGCTCGTCCCAGAGCGTGGCCCTACGCCTGGCCATGAACTCGCGTTACACCCACATGGGAGTGATCTACATCAACGATGGCAAGCCGTTCGTCTACGAGGCGGTCGGTCCCGTGAAGGTGACCCCGCTCCAGGAGTGGATCGATCGCGGGATCGACGGTCACTATGTCGTCAAGAGACTGAAGGACGCGGATCGTATCCTGACGCCGGAGGCGCTGACCCGACTGAAGGAAGTCGGCAAGCGCTTTTCGGGACGCCCCTACGATCTACGCTTCGAGTGGTCCGACGATCGGATCTACTGCTCCGAGCTGGTGTGGAAGATGTACCACTCGGCGCTGGGACTAGAGATTGGTTCGCGACAGACGTTCGCGGACTTCGACCTGTCCAGTCCTGAGGTCGCGGCCAAGATCAAGGAGCGATACCCCGACGGACTCTCCATGAACGAGCCGGTCATCTCGCCGGCAAGCATCTTCGAGTCGCCGCATCTCGTGCTCGTCGAAACGCTCTAGCTCGCCCTACTCCATCAGCTCCATGATCGCGTCCGCCGCCATCGGACAACGATCCGCAGCCGCCTGAAGCATCGTCTGGGACTCCTCTACGGCCCC encodes:
- a CDS encoding YiiX family permuted papain-like enzyme; this translates as MTHTPTAISYTMRRVVLVLLLVIGCTPASESSYRNGDIIFHESRSSQSVALRLAMNSRYTHMGVIYINDGKPFVYEAVGPVKVTPLQEWIDRGIDGHYVVKRLKDADRILTPEALTRLKEVGKRFSGRPYDLRFEWSDDRIYCSELVWKMYHSALGLEIGSRQTFADFDLSSPEVAAKIKERYPDGLSMNEPVISPASIFESPHLVLVETL